The Miscanthus floridulus cultivar M001 chromosome 6, ASM1932011v1, whole genome shotgun sequence genomic interval ATACCATGGTCTGCGCTGAAGCTGGGAGCCTGTAGCATGCAGAAGTAAATGCCGTGAGAGGACGGCGACGAGGAGAATGAATGAAGGGGTGCCCACTTACCGAGAACAAGAAGAAAGACGCCCACCGTCGAAGATCTCGGGTGCTGGTGCGAGAGTCCCGCCGGCCTCGATGTTGGGGCCTAAGGTGGTGGCCGAATGCGGTGGGGGCGTCAGCGGTCCCCCGCCCTCCCCGTCAGGTCGGAGGCGGGTGGAACGGCGGCGGGCGGAAGGAGACAAAGACAGCCCGCTGTCCTCCGTCTCTGTCTCCGTGGGGAGCGGACGTTTCCGGCGCCTCAACGCGCGCGTGCCGCCAGACGTCGCGGCGTGGGGCTGCTGCTCCATCTCTACGGGGACGGCCGTGGGCATCCTCTGGATACGCAGGGAGGGCTCTAGCTCGCACAGCGGACGCGCCTCCGCCGGGGGCAAGGTGTCGAGGCCCGAGGTCCCGAGAACCTCCTGCATCCAGTCACTCATCTGGGTCGGGCTTAGGCCACCGGCGGCTGCATGCGCAAGAAGACGTTTTATTAGGAAGAAGAATGTGACCTGTTATTAAAACTTAATGATGTACGTACCCATGAAAATATTGTTTCCCACAAAAATGATGCATTACAACCTTTGTATATGCCAGAAGAAACTTGATGGTCATGAACCAAATGCAACCGCTGTTACACAGTTAACTATACCAAGGGCCATATCTATTCGTTCTCGTGTGTATAGCGATCTTTGCCTAAGGAGGAGGTAGCCAGTAGTAGCTGGCGGTGGGCCGGTGGCTCGCCGTGGAGACGATCGAACTGACATGAAAATAAGGGAGAGGCTGCATGCTTAATTACCTTGGGGGAAAGTCCGTGTGTCGTCGTCCTCTCCGACGTAAAAATACGCCAGGCGCGCCCGATTTCGAAGCGGCGACAGCCGGCGCTTGATGGCGTCCGCCAACACCATAGCCCCGGTGAGCCCATgttgccggagctccgccacacGCTCCTGGAGCGCAGCTAGGTGAGGGGTGTGGCGGGGCAGTGTTTGCCACGTGTCGGCGCTCACAGCAGGCTCCGACGGAACGGACGTCTCCTCGTGGCCGCCGTCGTCCTCTATGTACACCCACTTATCCTTCCATTGTTGGGGTACGTGCGTCTGGACGTAGATGAACTTTGGGGTATTTTGCTTTCTGCGAGGTCGGAAATGGCAGCTACCGATTGTCCGCGGGTTTGAGTTCCCGCGGCAAATGTAGTAGCTCCTGAAGAGGTCGAGCGAAGGCGGCGCCCCCAGGAACTGCTCGCAGAGGTAGGCGAAGACGGAGAGGATGACGAGGGAGTTGGGCGTGAGGTGGGCAAGCCGGATGCCGTAGTACCGCAGCACGTCGAGGAGGAAGTCCGAGTACGGCGGCACCGCTCCGGCGAGCACGAAAGATTGGAATGTGAGGCTCATGCCGTGCTGCGGCTTCGGCAGTAGGCGCAGGGCATTGGCCCCGGTTGCCGGGACGTGAGCGCGGAGAGTGGAGATGTGGGCCTTGGAATGTAGACAGAGTTGGACCATGGCAGCAGGCAGGAAGAGATGGAGTCGTGTGCAGGCGCAGTTGGGCCGCAGCAGGCGTGCAAAAACGGACAAACAAATATTGCAAACAGGTTACATAAACAGCTGCGAAAACAGCATTTTATTTGGTGCAAGAAGTTGAAGCGAGTTAAAGCCAGCTTGTTTGGATAGAATCTGAGGCTCTCTAGATTCCATCAGCCTTGTTTGGAGTGGTATGTTTGTTTGAGCCCTACCATGGGAACCATGCATGGATGCATGGTCCACGACAAGAGCGGCTGCGGGCCGGCAGCAAGGAGAAGGACCGGCGAAACCAAAACGACCGGCCGGCCAATGGACGACAAATACGATTGCATTGCCAGACGGTGCTTTTCTAGTGCCGACGGGCGGCGGCGGGCTCACAGTC includes:
- the LOC136457399 gene encoding uncharacterized protein — translated: MVQLCLHSKAHISTLRAHVPATGANALRLLPKPQHGMSLTFQSFVLAGAVPPYSDFLLDVLRYYGIRLAHLTPNSLVILSVFAYLCEQFLGAPPSLDLFRSYYICRGNSNPRTIGSCHFRPRRKQNTPKFIYVQTHVPQQWKDKWVYIEDDGGHEETSVPSEPAVSADTWQTLPRHTPHLAALQERVAELRQHGLTGAMVLADAIKRRLSPLRNRARLAYFYVGEDDDTRTFPQAAGGLSPTQMSDWMQEVLGTSGLDTLPPAEARPLCELEPSLRIQRMPTAVPVEMEQQPHAATSGGTRALRRRKRPLPTETETEDSGLSLSPSARRRSTRLRPDGEGGGPLTPPPHSATTLGPNIEAGGTLAPAPEIFDGGRLSSCSRLPASAQTMVSIPLLAASEHHLPYSTAITHLSREDDEMKRELEKVKRDLEKAIAEKHLCRDTYDRARAALRQLDLDPGELRQADHSDSCALFGRVVDRLELIVRAMPERWLEGAREVAVGTTELVLGHCLRLHPQVDLQAVVEAAVEEELPPPETDEAQARHDWVLEGARRIVHQRVHVQAPVGDGEDTSTEEWEGDQGGGGAGTAGGAGSSAAAQE